Proteins encoded in a region of the Natator depressus isolate rNatDep1 chromosome 25, rNatDep2.hap1, whole genome shotgun sequence genome:
- the LSM4 gene encoding U6 snRNA-associated Sm-like protein LSm4 isoform X1: MAHVQGDGRRGHRKAGWTLASLGLSPALPLSLLKTAQNHPMLVELKNGETYNGHLVSCDNWMNINLREVICTSRDGDKFWRMPECYIRGSTIKYLRIPDEIIDMVKEEVVSKGRGRGGMQQQKQQKGRGGGGAGRGVFGGRGRGIPGSGRGQQEKKPGRQSAKQ; encoded by the exons ATGGCTCACGTTCAGGGGGACGGGAGGAGAGGACATAGGAAGGCTGGATGGACACTAGCCAGtttaggcctcagtcctgca CTTCCTTTATCCCTGTTGAAGACTGCACAGAACCACCCTATG TTGGTGGAATTGAAAAATGGTGAAACGTACAATGGTCACCTAGTGAGTTGCGATAACTGGATGAACATCAACCTAAGAGAAGTCATCTGCACATCAAGG GACGGAGACAAATTCTGGAGAATGCCAGAGTGTTACATTCGCGGCAGCACAATTAAATATTTGCGTATCCCAGATGAAATCATTGACATGGTGAAGGAGGAGGTGGTGTCAAAGGGCAGAGGCCGTGGTggcatgcagcagcagaaacaacaGAAAGGCCGAGGAGGTGGAGGTGCTGGGCGAG GAGTGTTTGGTGGTCGTGGCCGAGGGATACCAGGGAGTGGAAGAGGGCAGCAGGAAAAGAAGCCAGGCAGACAATCTGCAAAGCAATGA
- the LSM4 gene encoding U6 snRNA-associated Sm-like protein LSm4 isoform X2: protein MLPLSLLKTAQNHPMLVELKNGETYNGHLVSCDNWMNINLREVICTSRDGDKFWRMPECYIRGSTIKYLRIPDEIIDMVKEEVVSKGRGRGGMQQQKQQKGRGGGGAGRGVFGGRGRGIPGSGRGQQEKKPGRQSAKQ, encoded by the exons ATG CTTCCTTTATCCCTGTTGAAGACTGCACAGAACCACCCTATG TTGGTGGAATTGAAAAATGGTGAAACGTACAATGGTCACCTAGTGAGTTGCGATAACTGGATGAACATCAACCTAAGAGAAGTCATCTGCACATCAAGG GACGGAGACAAATTCTGGAGAATGCCAGAGTGTTACATTCGCGGCAGCACAATTAAATATTTGCGTATCCCAGATGAAATCATTGACATGGTGAAGGAGGAGGTGGTGTCAAAGGGCAGAGGCCGTGGTggcatgcagcagcagaaacaacaGAAAGGCCGAGGAGGTGGAGGTGCTGGGCGAG GAGTGTTTGGTGGTCGTGGCCGAGGGATACCAGGGAGTGGAAGAGGGCAGCAGGAAAAGAAGCCAGGCAGACAATCTGCAAAGCAATGA
- the LSM4 gene encoding U6 snRNA-associated Sm-like protein LSm4 isoform X3, with protein MLVELKNGETYNGHLVSCDNWMNINLREVICTSRDGDKFWRMPECYIRGSTIKYLRIPDEIIDMVKEEVVSKGRGRGGMQQQKQQKGRGGGGAGRGVFGGRGRGIPGSGRGQQEKKPGRQSAKQ; from the exons ATG TTGGTGGAATTGAAAAATGGTGAAACGTACAATGGTCACCTAGTGAGTTGCGATAACTGGATGAACATCAACCTAAGAGAAGTCATCTGCACATCAAGG GACGGAGACAAATTCTGGAGAATGCCAGAGTGTTACATTCGCGGCAGCACAATTAAATATTTGCGTATCCCAGATGAAATCATTGACATGGTGAAGGAGGAGGTGGTGTCAAAGGGCAGAGGCCGTGGTggcatgcagcagcagaaacaacaGAAAGGCCGAGGAGGTGGAGGTGCTGGGCGAG GAGTGTTTGGTGGTCGTGGCCGAGGGATACCAGGGAGTGGAAGAGGGCAGCAGGAAAAGAAGCCAGGCAGACAATCTGCAAAGCAATGA